The Diaphorobacter ruginosibacter genome contains a region encoding:
- a CDS encoding EamA family transporter, whose product MSNTLWQRLLPSLAVLGSVTSLCVGTSFAKHLFPVIGAQGTTALRVGFSALLLLAIWRPWRFGPTRANLAQIAVFGAVLGLMNLLFYMAIKRLPFGITVAIEFIGPLSVAVWTSRRMLDLVWLALAVLGLFLLLILPLFGVQVGALDPVGLLLAIAASACWAGYIVLGKRAGRMHGGMVVSLGLLSAAVVVVPFGIAEAGAKLLTPSLLIYGLAVAAVSSAIPYSLEMFALKRMSHSGFSTMLATEPAVAALAGMLLLNEQLTVIQWTAIGVIMIAAMGSALTARPQETQPQVAEGKLAAPA is encoded by the coding sequence CACTGTGGCAGCGGCTGCTGCCTTCGCTGGCCGTGCTCGGCTCGGTCACCTCGCTGTGCGTGGGGACGAGCTTTGCCAAACACCTCTTTCCCGTGATCGGCGCCCAGGGGACGACCGCGCTGCGCGTGGGTTTCTCGGCCCTGCTGCTGCTTGCCATCTGGCGGCCCTGGCGCTTCGGCCCCACACGCGCCAATCTTGCGCAGATCGCGGTCTTCGGTGCCGTGCTGGGCCTGATGAACCTGTTGTTCTACATGGCGATCAAGCGCCTGCCGTTCGGCATCACGGTGGCCATCGAGTTCATCGGCCCGTTGTCGGTGGCGGTCTGGACATCGCGCCGCATGCTCGACCTGGTGTGGCTTGCCCTTGCCGTGCTCGGCCTGTTCCTGCTGCTGATCCTGCCGCTGTTCGGCGTGCAGGTGGGGGCGCTGGATCCGGTCGGCTTGCTGCTGGCGATTGCGGCCTCTGCCTGCTGGGCAGGCTACATCGTGCTCGGCAAGCGCGCCGGCAGGATGCATGGCGGCATGGTGGTGTCGCTGGGCCTGCTCTCGGCAGCCGTCGTCGTGGTGCCGTTCGGCATCGCCGAGGCGGGCGCAAAGCTGCTCACACCCTCCTTGCTGATCTACGGGCTCGCGGTAGCGGCCGTCTCGAGCGCCATTCCATACTCCCTCGAGATGTTCGCCCTCAAGCGGATGTCGCACAGCGGCTTCTCGACCATGCTGGCCACCGAACCCGCCGTGGCCGCATTGGCCGGCATGCTGCTGCTGAACGAGCAGCTCACCGTGATCCAGTGGACCGCCATCGGCGTCATCATGATCGCCGCCATGGGTAGTGCACTCACCGCGCGCCCGCAGGAGACCCAGCCCCAGGTTGCCGAAGGAAAGCTGGCCGCCCCCGCCTGA